Within Hydractinia symbiolongicarpus strain clone_291-10 chromosome 11, HSymV2.1, whole genome shotgun sequence, the genomic segment ACACCTTCTTCTCCAAGCTCCATATGTCTGTAATCCATGATCCCGTCCTCTCTGTATGTTCAAAGCTGTCAGATCTTCTCGTCTATTTTCTCCCAAAGGAACAAATAGTCTTCTTACGATGCCAAAGGCGAAACTTGTATCTACTGGTTGTGACTGATTAGCCAGTAAGCCAAACGTTGTTGATTCAATGCCACGTTGACGAATAGGAACAGTATTTTCAAATGATGCTTGAAGAGAAATGTCGTCAAAAGCCTTGTCAAAGTTATTGTTAAGTTGAGCCCAGGCATTTGGTACCAAACTGTGACCAAATCTGAAAGCTGCCGTTGAGAATACATTAAGAATACTAGGATCAGTGTATGAGTTGTATCCGCGGTAAATGCTCAAGTCGACAAGACTTGGTAAGAATTCATTGTAAACGATATGTTGACAAATTGCGATGTTAATTTTCCTCGCTGTTTCAAAAAGAAACGTTTCACTCCATGATCTTGTCAGCTTTTTGAGCTGCTTAACAATGTAGTTGTGATTGCGGACAAAGATTGTGTGAAGAGAGTGGAGAACAATATTTTCGTCACCTCTATCGTCACCCACCAAAGAACAACCTCCTGGGTTACCACATTCTGGATCTGTTGCTGGCAATCGTATTGGCATCAAATTTGTTGAGGTTACTCTGAGTAATCCAGATCCTTcagaaataagaacaaaataacaaattacTTACTAAGACATATTTGTATGCTTATTCAcgatttatttaacatatctgaACAAAGAAAATGTACGTGAAAGGTTACAAAGTACTAACCATCTAATCTTCTTAATTGTTTGTGAACTTTCAAATCGTTGCTATAAACTTGAGATAGGTCAATATGAGAAGATATTATGTTTATCTGTTCCCGTGTACTTCTTGGTCTAAATGGAGATTGACACACAGGGAAGGATCTTGCAAGTGAAGAACACGCAGCTCCATTTCGTTTAAATTGAAGTGGAAAGCATGGATAAGTGAAAGCATTTATAGAACCACATCTAAATTAAGCAATTTAAGAGAATGTAATAAGTCACCTCAGAACTTTCATAGTTAACCTTTATTACTTAGAAGCATGTTGCCAAAACCTACCCTGCTGATACATCACAAGTTGGATGTGTTGTGTATCCAATATCATGATCAAGAAACTGTCCAAACGCCATAAACATTGCAGAAAGTCCTCTTGCACTTTGCCTGTTTCGCATTTGAACAGAAAAGACGGCTTCGGAGACTTCGTGAGGTGTAGGAACGGAAGGGAACGTACCAGGGAATCCTCGTGGTGTGTCCAAATTTGCAGAGTCGACGTAATCAGCAGCTAAACGTGAGTGAATTTGAATTGTGTAGAAGTATCTTAATTTAATACTGATGGAAAGTAGCTtgtcacattcttcttaaattaaaatatatgcAAGGAACATTACCTTTGAAGCTCCTAAGAAAAGCACTATTGTTTTTATTGGTacgtgtaaaaaaattattttctcaaatttcgcaattttttatcaatttcggAAAAGTTAGTTCCCGCAAAATTCGGgttcttttttgtaagaaaaatgatttataataTCCTCTCTAATATACCTATCACTCTATATTACTCTAACTTTATTCATTTGATATATTTCGGATAAAGATGCTTGAAACATTGGACCTGCCAACTTTGcgcaaaattaattcttttaaaagttaagttTTTTTAGTTCGTGTGACAATTAATTGacataaattttatttgtttagcaCTTACGCAGCAGTCGAGCTAGTGGTGTGTTTGCAGCTCCTTGGGTTGTCTTATAAAGATTGTTGCAAGTTCCATCAACTGTTCGAAATCCTGAATTGTATTTACTGTAATAGTTACAATATCGATTCGGAGTAGAAGGTATGCAATTTGAAAGTGTATTTCCCGGACGTAAATACGTacctaaaaaaagaattttttagtaaataaaatatttttgttatcaaaTATGTATTACTACGTATTCATACATTTTTACAGAACCAAGTTCAGTTTTACAATACTTACCAAAGTGCGCCTTAACACTCACCAATAGCAGCGCTAATACAACTAAATAAGTTAGCGAAAGTAACGTTGCCATTTTGGTCTTGCAAAGACTTCTTTAAGAATGTTTCGCTAGCTCGTCCTTAACAAGTTACTCTCTTAAAGTGAGTACAAAATGTTATCTCTATTTATACTATAGCTGGACTGATATTTTCTATAAATATCATATTCATTAACCTGTATTTGCCAAATGACTTGTCAATTTTGCAGGATGTTAGCGCCTTTACAATTTCCTTCAAGATTTGGTTTGTTGTTGTAATAGGTCACGGGAACAAAACGCTACGTGACTTTTAGGAGAAAATGCTCAatctgtatttttaatttttgcaggaAAGGTTTTCTTAAATCGTACGTACTCgtaattagaaaaataaatgaattttagGGGATGTTGTTAATTACGTTTGGTTAAAGAACATTTTTGTGTGCTTTAATAAGTTTTAAATTCCATTAGAAGTTGGAAACTGGTATGTTAAACAAagctttatttttgttataacatATTATAACTAATGACCGCATCATCGTTAGATTTAGAAAGACCACTTGATACGTGAAACGTAATGTAAAAGTATTTCAGAACTCCAACTGGAGTAAGTCCCCGCCTAGGTTTAATTTGTCTCTTTTCCTGCTACAGGCGTCTTTTGCGTCAATTTTCATTAATAACTCTATAAAGACATTTCTGACTAGGTAATCTAAGAAGGTGTAACTCGGATGTTAGCTTTGACGATAATAAATTGTGGTGGCAATAGTAAGTTTGGCTAACAGAAGTCAATTAGTGTCATGTCAATGGAGGATTACCGTTAGTTATTTATCCCCACTTTTAAGAAATGAGGTAATCGTTTTCTTGTATCCCACCAAGCAGCTCAGACAATTAAACTATGCAACGATTATGACTTTATTATGTCTTTCTtcgttaaattttattaaagtttctcgttaaagtttctttttaatAGATACTCGTCATAATTGCATTCCGGGAGGTATCTTCCTTCATTCTCGTTTTTTAGGCGCTGCGTGTGATAATTTTATGACCCTCATAGGAATCTAGATTCTATGAAATTTGGTACAGTAACCAACCACAATAACATGATAAATTTAACATCAGAAAGCCAATGCTgacgtcattatttttttagagtGTAAAATATCAAGGCTGAGTATCTTTACTAGCTTATTAGTTTCTATTTctagtatataataaaacaagtACCCTGGTTTCTACTCATTTGGACAATTGCTTTAAATTGCCGACATCGAAAGGGGTAAATGGTGTCATGATAACGGTAGATAAAAACTCTAtagtaatagccgtattctgtgaATTCAAAATGGCTGTGTTTAACTTTATTCCGGGTCACCCGCAGAGTAAATAACTAGCTTCTTCCGCCAACTAACGACTAGTACTTAATTATGATGTCTTAACTAAAACTGGATTTTGTGCGATCCTGTCCAAGTCAGGAATTTACAACAATCCGTTTAACCTTGTCTTGAAGCATCTTCATAAATAACAAAGAAGGAAGAACTTTCAGGTTTATGCTGCATCGACTAAAAATGATCAGAATAGAAAATTTCGTCATGATGTCTGACCCCTTCAAGTCGTGTTTACGGAACTTGCACTGTTACTATGTCTTTCTGACAGCTGTGTTGcttaaaacagcacaagaacCCATACTTATCTATAACCAAAAGACATTACCTTACATATTACACATAAGAATGCAGAATAAATTCTTCAGTAAATATCACTTTTATGAAAAAGGTAAATAAGAAGATAGAAACAGAGTTAATACTTTATCTATAGTTGGACGTAATTACGAATAGCTAATTAAGAAACCAATTAGCTTAGATAAGTACTGTCATCCGTCATATTGTTTGCTAAGATTACTCATTGAcctgttattattttaaaaaagatcgaTTTAATAAAGCAGTTTCAAATTCCGTTTTTTTATATGACATCAATTAATGTTCTGCAAAGGACTCTTTGTACAACTcgattttttgtaaacacataGTGATAAATAATGTGGGTGTGATCGTTagcattataaaaaataaaaagatataaaagGAAGATCAAATTGATACGGGCGGGCCAACAAATGCACTGTGTCAAAATTCTAAAAGATCTGTAAATAAAAGTACATTGTCTATACACTCTTACACATAGCTGtgaattgtaaaataaaatgagaAAGTTGTGTTCTGACGTGTAACCGAAACAGAAACACATTCAGTGCAACTAACAAGTGACCGAGGCAACTTCTCTTTCATCTAATAAATCGGAGTTATGGTTGTAAATCGTAGGTTATTTGGCTGAAGATGCGAAAAATTCTTTCTACATGTGGTGGTGTAAGGTATAACGATACGTGTTTTCTTTCTAAAAAACGGGTTTTTTTAGCTCCACTGCTTTTGGAATCAATTTATAAACtgcgaattttaaaaatgctttttttaaaaaggttttcgtATTTCATGGAATTAGCGTTTTGTTTTAGTGTTTTAAAAACGATAAGCCTCAGCATGCGCATTTGCTTCAGAATTTTTAACTGTTCCGTTTTAAGAAAGATCTTAGCCATACTTTTTTGTTGGGAGGGAATTTTACCACCCCATTAAATTCAAGGGAAGACAAACGCAATTTCTATGAAACTTAGCACAGTAACAACAGAAACAAAAGGAAGTATTTGACATCAAGAAATTAATGCTGACgtcattattttttatcttttaacttatattttccTAATTCTCACATTAATGTCAagcacattttaaaattataattttttttacccgATCTTtaacagaaagtaaaaatgTCAACCTGGAGTTTTAGTAATTTTCTTGTTATAGGGACAAAGCAAGAGACGCACATTTTCTAGCCTATACTTTATGTAGATATAAATTTATTAAGAATAAATCGACGGGAGTAGTGAAATTACCACAACCCCCACCCCTAAAGTATGCTTATCAAAGATATCGACTTTTAATCCTTAATTCGCTAGCCCTAGGATAACATTAGCTTTGAATATCCTACTCTTAACTACGCCATGTTAAAATTTGGTATTCGCCATTTGTGGCCGACAGTTGCTTGTCTTTTGCTCATCATTTAGGGCTATTCAAGCGTTATTTCCTATGACAAACCCTGAGTATGTTTTTAGAAGGCCTTAACGGCGACACAATTGCCAGTTGACACATAAAGTCTTATTTAAATTTAACACCGGGCAAGACTATGTTTTACAATACAGTCCTTGTAGCATACTACATAGATATGTGGTGGTTAAGATTATTGTCACTAGCGGTGATGGGCGAAGCGGCAATAAGGTAACTAAAGTAAGACAGCAATTAATAATCCAAGAACAAAAGGATGGACTTTTGTATTTATAGGTTTTTCTTCGTATTTTACTTCAACAAGTTGTACCTAGCCAAGCTGAATATAAAATTACCAGAGCTAAATGTTGCTTATTTAGAAAACTGTATTTCCCTTCACTTCGTTTGATATGAAAGACACATTAAACGGATTTAATGTGTGCAAATAATTACCCTAATTGCTTTTTATTCACAACCTTTTCTTAATTATTACCGGTAGTAAAAATAAACAGGAAACTACAAGAGAAGTATAAACTACTTACCAATTCTTACAGAATTTTTATACGTCTACTGTGTTGTTTATAATTGCTTTGAAAAGTGTTTGAAATAATTACTTACATACTGCATTGCAATATGCCTATTTATAATCTTGGATAAAATACTGGAAAGCAAAAAAGATTGAATATTAATTCCTCAATCACGCACAATCATCGGACTTAAGGTTTAAAATTTTAGGCTATTTGGCTAAAGATACAAAATCTTTCGCTTTCCCGAATGGTGCACTGTGTACAGTATCAATAGTTTCATAAAGTGTCAGTTAAGAAGTGCGGGATTTCACGAACATAATATGACTAGCGGATCTCGCCCCTCCCCCAACCCTTCGCCCCGTTCCATAGCTTTTGACAGGATTTCTCAAATTAAGTAAAACCTGCCACACTTATAAAAAGGAACTAAAgtgcttatgtcagcacttttctGTCCCGTCATTGAAAAATTGAAGTTtgtctataaaaaaattatgaaatattaGGACATCGGATTAATCTCGTCTCCAAAATTTACAGAATGAATCCCCTTGATTTAAGTTAATAAGTCTTTATACTATGTTTGATGCCTTTATACTatgtttgatttattttttagacaCCTCCGTGATAAATGTTTTCATGGCGGAAACTGCGGCCAAATACtcaatgaaatccttataatcgggaaaatataataactcttgttaggattatacTTAAAAGTTggaacttacaacacaacttttatTCATCAAGTAGAATTCTTCTGTATGATATGGACACGTGATTTATCCGATTTCTCGATTTCCTTGGATTTTAccagaaaattagaaaaaaccAAGTTTTTgggctattttttaaattttttaggccAACTATGCAAAAACCGGAATGtagcaccctcgtccccaggtttttttgtCTTCTTGATATAAGAGATGACGTcgaaaaataccctggtatcgtTGACTGGATATTGAAATATTATTGGCTTTCACATTTTCGCATGATTATTACGACTTCGTTCCTTGGTCAACACTTTTTCAGGTCAAGATTAAAATTGGTGTCACGTTGTACATTAAGAAAAAGATAGCGACATAAAAAAGTAGGctactaatataaaaaataagggGATGTAGCTGGCTATCTAGTTAACaagatttttaatatgtttagCACGTAGTAGGTGATCAATAACCAGTAGTTGTGTTGATGACAGCTAACTTTATCTATTATAGCTtggtattttgtttacatttagctaaaagctagctagcttaacttTTTCATAGTAGAATTTGCAAATTTAAGAGGATTAGAAATTTTGTTTCTAGGTTCGTTAATTAAATTTCTCCCAACTACTTGCAATATTTGTTTGAAATAGGATTCACAAGAATAAATCGCAAAAATGCGTATATGTCTTAGGACCCTATTTGCAGAAATTTATCAATTATTACCTTAAAATTGATGAATTTATTTAGGAAAAGATAATGTAATTATTTAAACTTGGGAGAGGGGGAGAGGGGGAGAGGGGAAGGGGGGATCTAGTGTCTCTGAGAAATCCTTAAATTTCATAACTACCTAACCGTATTCATGCGGGGGCAGGTAAAATCAACTCAACCCGCGGCTGGCGTTTGGTGACTTTTCTTTTATGGGCATCCTGC encodes:
- the LOC130613617 gene encoding peroxidasin homolog pxn-1-like; translation: MPIRLPATDPECGNPGGCSLVGDDRGDENIVLHSLHTIFVRNHNYIVKQLKKLTRSWSETFLFETARKINIAICQHIVYNEFLPSLVDLSIYRGYNSYTDPSILNVFSTAAFRFGHSLVPNAWAQLNNNFDKAFDDISLQASFENTVPIRQRGIESTTFGLLANQSQPVDTSFAFGIVRRLFVPLGENRREDLTALNIQRGRDHGLQTYGAWRRRCNLPAIRSFSQLLGTMPSNVVLNFQKVYSNPNDIDIFAAGIAENPTNGKMLGPTFQCIQKIQFERFRDGDRFWYENPGVFTSAQLREIRKMTLSKVLCNTLNGIVSIQPWALQAVTSSTVRKTCGSIPDMDVSPWLYSRY